A stretch of the Triplophysa dalaica isolate WHDGS20190420 chromosome 19, ASM1584641v1, whole genome shotgun sequence genome encodes the following:
- the arl3l1 gene encoding ADP ribosylation factor like GTPase 3, like 1, which translates to MGEVQKGLFSVIEKLKGTTEQELRIVLLGLDNAGKTTLLKQLASEDVNTITPTQGFNIKSVSCDGMKLNVWDIGGQRKIRPFWKKYLENTDLLIYVIDSADKKRFEETGLELSELIDEENLKGVPLLIFANKQDLATASPASEIAEGLNLHTYRDREWQIQACSAVDGEGVQDGMNWIIYNIVKKK; encoded by the exons ATGGGAGAAGTCCAGAAG ggtttGTTTTCCGTCATCGAGAAGCTAAAGGGCACTACAGAGCAAGAACTTCGCATAGTCTTGCTCGGTTTGGATAATGCTGGAAAAACCACTTTGCTCAAACAGCTGGCCTCTGAAGATGTAAACACCATCACCCCGACTCAG GGTTTTAATATTAAAAGCGTCTCCTGCGATGGCATGAAGCTCAACGTGTGGGACATCGGAGGCCAGAGGAAGATTCGCCCCTTTTGGAAAAAATACCTGGAGAACACAGATTTATTG ATCTATGTGATTGACAGCGCAGACAAAAAGAGATTTGAGGAAACAGGACTG GAGCTCTCAGAACTCATCGATGAGGAGAACCTCAAGGGTGTGCCATTGCTCATCTTTGCCAACAAGCAGGACCTGGCCACAGCCTCCCCAGCCAGCGAGATCGCTGAGGGCCTCAACCTACACACATATCGGGACAGAGAGTGGCAGATCCAAGCCTGTTCTGCTGTAGATGGAGAAGGTGTACAG GATGGCATGAACTGGATCATCTATAATATTGTAAAGAAGAAATGA
- the rbm22 gene encoding pre-mRNA-splicing factor RBM22 isoform X1, with the protein MATSLGSNTYNRQNWEDSDFPILCQTCLGENPYIRMSKEKYGKECKICARPFTVFRWCPGVRMRFKKTEVCQTCSKMKNVCQTCLLDLEFGLPIQVRDTGLSVKDEVPRSDVNKEYYTQNMEREIANSDGTRPVGLLGKVPGHSDMLLKLARTSPYYKRNRPHICSFWVKGECKRGEECPYRHEKPTDPDDPLADQNIKDRYYGTNDPVADKLLKRATTMPRLDIPDDKSITTLYIGGLGDDVTDSELRNHFYQFGEIRTITIVQRQQCAFIQFATRPSAETAAEKSFNKLIINGRRLNVKWGRSQAARGKEKDGQTESGIMLEPVPGLPGALPPPPLSDEDTPANYFNLGPSSSPSVMNFQGLPPPPGVAMPPPPGFGPPMYHTMDPMGPPMPPPMAMRPPGQVHYPSQDPQRMGAHASRHGGP; encoded by the exons ATGGCGACGTCTTTGGGTTCCAACACTTATAACAGACAAAATTGGGAAGATTCA GATTTTCCCATCCTCTGTCAAACATGCTTGGGTGAAAACCCCTACATCCGCATG tccAAAGAGAAATATGGCAAAGAGTGTAAG ATATGTGCACGTCCCTTCACTGTGTTTCGCTGGTGTCCTGGGGTCCGGATGCGCTTTAAAAAGACAGAGGTGTGTCAGACGTGCAGTAAAATGAAGAATGTGTGTCAGACATGCCTTCTGGATCTGGAATTCG GCTTGCCAATTCAGGTTCGAGACACAGGGCTGTCTGTTAAAGATGAAGTACCAAGATCAGACGTGAATAAAGAGTATTATACTCAAAACATGGAGAGAGAG ATAGCTAACTCCGATGGCACAAGACCTGTGGGGCTTCTTGGTAAAGTACCCGGCCACAGTGATATGCTGCTTAAACTGGCTCGTACTTCCCCATACTACAAGAGGAACAGACCACACATATGCTCCTTCTGGGTGAAGGGAGAGTGCAAGAGAGGAGAAGAGTGTCCTTATAG GCACGAGAAGCCCACTGATCCCGACGATCCGCTGGCCGATCAAAACATTAAGGACCGTTACTATGGCACCAATGATCCCGTAGCTGACAAACTTCTAAAGCGGGCCACCACCATGCCCAGACTGGATATACCTGATGACAAATCCATCACTACACTTTATATCGGAGGCCTGGGAGACGACGTCACAGACTCTGAGCTCAG AAATCACTTCTACCAATTTGGGGAGATTCGTACCATCACCATCGTTCAACGGCAGCAGTGTGCATTCATCCAGTTTGCCACGCGACCGTCTGCAGAGACGGCAGCAGAGAAATCCTTCAACAAACTTATCATCAACGGCCGGCGTCTTAATGTTAAATGGGGCAG GTCACAAGCAGCTCGAGGGAAGGAGAAAGACGGGCAAACGGAGAGTGGAATCATGCTGGAGCCAGTGCCTGGACTCCCTGGTG CTTTGCCCCCTCCTCCTTTGTCTGATGAGGATACCCCGGCCAACTATTTTAACCTGGGACCGTCAAGCTCTCCTTCTGTCATGAACTTCCAGGGACTTCCTCCTCCACCTGGGGTTGCCATGCCTCCACCTCCTG GTTTCGGTCCTCCTATGTACCACACCATGGATCCCATGGGCCCACCAATGCCCCCTCCAATGGCCATGAGGCCCCCCGGACAGGTGCACTATCCTTCCCAGGATCCTCAGCGGATGGGCGCCCATGCAAGTCGCCACGGAGGCCCATAG
- the rbm22 gene encoding pre-mRNA-splicing factor RBM22 isoform X2: MSKEKYGKECKICARPFTVFRWCPGVRMRFKKTEVCQTCSKMKNVCQTCLLDLEFGLPIQVRDTGLSVKDEVPRSDVNKEYYTQNMEREIANSDGTRPVGLLGKVPGHSDMLLKLARTSPYYKRNRPHICSFWVKGECKRGEECPYRHEKPTDPDDPLADQNIKDRYYGTNDPVADKLLKRATTMPRLDIPDDKSITTLYIGGLGDDVTDSELRNHFYQFGEIRTITIVQRQQCAFIQFATRPSAETAAEKSFNKLIINGRRLNVKWGRSQAARGKEKDGQTESGIMLEPVPGLPGALPPPPLSDEDTPANYFNLGPSSSPSVMNFQGLPPPPGVAMPPPPGFGPPMYHTMDPMGPPMPPPMAMRPPGQVHYPSQDPQRMGAHASRHGGP, from the exons ATG tccAAAGAGAAATATGGCAAAGAGTGTAAG ATATGTGCACGTCCCTTCACTGTGTTTCGCTGGTGTCCTGGGGTCCGGATGCGCTTTAAAAAGACAGAGGTGTGTCAGACGTGCAGTAAAATGAAGAATGTGTGTCAGACATGCCTTCTGGATCTGGAATTCG GCTTGCCAATTCAGGTTCGAGACACAGGGCTGTCTGTTAAAGATGAAGTACCAAGATCAGACGTGAATAAAGAGTATTATACTCAAAACATGGAGAGAGAG ATAGCTAACTCCGATGGCACAAGACCTGTGGGGCTTCTTGGTAAAGTACCCGGCCACAGTGATATGCTGCTTAAACTGGCTCGTACTTCCCCATACTACAAGAGGAACAGACCACACATATGCTCCTTCTGGGTGAAGGGAGAGTGCAAGAGAGGAGAAGAGTGTCCTTATAG GCACGAGAAGCCCACTGATCCCGACGATCCGCTGGCCGATCAAAACATTAAGGACCGTTACTATGGCACCAATGATCCCGTAGCTGACAAACTTCTAAAGCGGGCCACCACCATGCCCAGACTGGATATACCTGATGACAAATCCATCACTACACTTTATATCGGAGGCCTGGGAGACGACGTCACAGACTCTGAGCTCAG AAATCACTTCTACCAATTTGGGGAGATTCGTACCATCACCATCGTTCAACGGCAGCAGTGTGCATTCATCCAGTTTGCCACGCGACCGTCTGCAGAGACGGCAGCAGAGAAATCCTTCAACAAACTTATCATCAACGGCCGGCGTCTTAATGTTAAATGGGGCAG GTCACAAGCAGCTCGAGGGAAGGAGAAAGACGGGCAAACGGAGAGTGGAATCATGCTGGAGCCAGTGCCTGGACTCCCTGGTG CTTTGCCCCCTCCTCCTTTGTCTGATGAGGATACCCCGGCCAACTATTTTAACCTGGGACCGTCAAGCTCTCCTTCTGTCATGAACTTCCAGGGACTTCCTCCTCCACCTGGGGTTGCCATGCCTCCACCTCCTG GTTTCGGTCCTCCTATGTACCACACCATGGATCCCATGGGCCCACCAATGCCCCCTCCAATGGCCATGAGGCCCCCCGGACAGGTGCACTATCCTTCCCAGGATCCTCAGCGGATGGGCGCCCATGCAAGTCGCCACGGAGGCCCATAG
- the LOC130407379 gene encoding myozenin-2 isoform X2: protein MPVPYTDVSQKKEVLEQYSDTCGARLDLGKKVSVPLDLMMEELNLMSNRGSIMFQERLKRVEKFTLENLANRPHNLSGESLQEHNVAQGDKSECFTSQDNISQPGKNSLVATLKNTVAKKGSPDVLAPGYGGPLKEVPHEKFNVTVIPKSYQSPWEEKLLDTEALLASISNRLPEPPHKLTSGNFKCFNRAPMPFGGTAGTERTLSLPGFELLQAHTEPNLTWERICHRPNFNRIPQGWNTPIAGESPVIFGELSVMKEISWTEF from the exons ATGCCTGTCCCATACACTGACGTATCCCAGAAGAAAGAAGTTTTGGAACAGTACTCGGACACATGTGGAG CACGTCTCGACCTGGGGAAGAAAGTCAGTGTTCCTCTGGATCTAATGATGGAGGAGCTCAACCTGATGTCCAACAGAGGATCTATAATGTTTCAGGAGAGACTTAAAAGAGTGGAGAAATTCACATTGGAAAACCTAGCAAACAGGCCACACAAT CTCTCTGGGGAGTCACTCCAAGAACACAATGTCGCTCAAGGTGATAAAAGCGAGTGCTTCACTTCTCAAGACAACATCAGCCAGCCTGGAAAAAACAGTCTAGTGGCCACACTCAAAAATACAGTCGCTAAAAAAGGAAGTCCTGATGTTCTTGCACCTG GTTATGGTGGACCTCTGAAAGAAGTTCCTCATGAGAAGTTCAATGTCACGGTGATCCCCAAATCTTATCAGTCTCCCTGGGAGGAAAAGCTCTTGGATACTGAGGCGTTGTTGGCCAGTATCAGTAACCGCCTGCCCGAGCCTCCACACAAACTCACATCTGGCAACTTTAAATGCTTCAACAG AGCTCCTATGCCGTTCGGTGGAACCGCAGGTACTGAGAGAACTCTATCCCTCCCTGGCTTTGAACTACTGCAGGCTCATACCGAGCCAAACCTGACCTGGGAAAGAATATGTCATCGCCCCAACTTCAACCGCATCCCGCAGGGCTGGAACACCCCCATTGCTGGAGAATCTCCTGTGATTTTTGGGGAACTATCGGTGATGAAAGAGATCTCTTGGACTGAGTTCTGA
- the LOC130407379 gene encoding myozenin-2 isoform X1, whose product MKGFIKGQTHIIMPVPYTDVSQKKEVLEQYSDTCGARLDLGKKVSVPLDLMMEELNLMSNRGSIMFQERLKRVEKFTLENLANRPHNLSGESLQEHNVAQGDKSECFTSQDNISQPGKNSLVATLKNTVAKKGSPDVLAPGYGGPLKEVPHEKFNVTVIPKSYQSPWEEKLLDTEALLASISNRLPEPPHKLTSGNFKCFNRAPMPFGGTAGTERTLSLPGFELLQAHTEPNLTWERICHRPNFNRIPQGWNTPIAGESPVIFGELSVMKEISWTEF is encoded by the exons AT GAAAGGTTTTATTAAAGGCCAAACACATATCATCATGCCTGTCCCATACACTGACGTATCCCAGAAGAAAGAAGTTTTGGAACAGTACTCGGACACATGTGGAG CACGTCTCGACCTGGGGAAGAAAGTCAGTGTTCCTCTGGATCTAATGATGGAGGAGCTCAACCTGATGTCCAACAGAGGATCTATAATGTTTCAGGAGAGACTTAAAAGAGTGGAGAAATTCACATTGGAAAACCTAGCAAACAGGCCACACAAT CTCTCTGGGGAGTCACTCCAAGAACACAATGTCGCTCAAGGTGATAAAAGCGAGTGCTTCACTTCTCAAGACAACATCAGCCAGCCTGGAAAAAACAGTCTAGTGGCCACACTCAAAAATACAGTCGCTAAAAAAGGAAGTCCTGATGTTCTTGCACCTG GTTATGGTGGACCTCTGAAAGAAGTTCCTCATGAGAAGTTCAATGTCACGGTGATCCCCAAATCTTATCAGTCTCCCTGGGAGGAAAAGCTCTTGGATACTGAGGCGTTGTTGGCCAGTATCAGTAACCGCCTGCCCGAGCCTCCACACAAACTCACATCTGGCAACTTTAAATGCTTCAACAG AGCTCCTATGCCGTTCGGTGGAACCGCAGGTACTGAGAGAACTCTATCCCTCCCTGGCTTTGAACTACTGCAGGCTCATACCGAGCCAAACCTGACCTGGGAAAGAATATGTCATCGCCCCAACTTCAACCGCATCCCGCAGGGCTGGAACACCCCCATTGCTGGAGAATCTCCTGTGATTTTTGGGGAACTATCGGTGATGAAAGAGATCTCTTGGACTGAGTTCTGA